A region from the Rhodopseudomonas julia genome encodes:
- a CDS encoding rcc01693 family protein encodes MCKDRRGAFAGDFRGSADGRRRFRRSGRNRKKPSLAADGRKGGRKGGTREAAKAFPWQEAIAFGLAVLRLSPRDFWAMTPREFSACRSALFGAGKTPLTAGELAQLIARFPDR; translated from the coding sequence ATTTGCAAAGATCGCCGCGGAGCTTTTGCGGGCGACTTTCGGGGCTCCGCAGATGGACGACGGCGGTTCCGACGCTCCGGGCGGAACCGCAAAAAACCCTCTTTAGCCGCAGACGGCAGGAAAGGCGGCAGGAAAGGCGGCACGAGAGAGGCCGCGAAGGCCTTTCCCTGGCAGGAGGCGATCGCCTTTGGCCTCGCCGTTCTGCGGCTTTCTCCACGCGATTTCTGGGCGATGACGCCGCGCGAGTTTTCGGCCTGCCGCTCGGCTTTGTTCGGCGCAGGCAAGACCCCACTCACAGCGGGGGAGCTCGCGCAGCTGATAGCGCGCTTTCCCGATCGGTAG
- a CDS encoding gene transfer agent family protein: MANSHRGEIDAVLGGETRRLCLTLGALAELEAAFKAEDLVALAARFETGRLSARDLIRILGAGLRGAGEAITDDEVAVLRADGGAAGFAKIAAELLRATFGAPQMDDGGSDAPGGTAKNPL, encoded by the coding sequence ATGGCGAATTCCCATCGCGGCGAGATCGATGCGGTGCTCGGCGGCGAGACGCGCAGGCTCTGTTTGACGCTCGGTGCCCTGGCCGAGCTCGAAGCCGCCTTCAAGGCCGAGGATCTGGTGGCGCTCGCCGCGCGCTTCGAGACGGGCCGGCTGTCGGCCCGCGATCTCATCCGGATACTGGGGGCGGGTCTGAGGGGCGCCGGCGAGGCGATCACAGACGACGAGGTGGCGGTGCTGCGCGCTGACGGGGGGGCGGCGGGATTTGCAAAGATCGCCGCGGAGCTTTTGCGGGCGACTTTCGGGGCTCCGCAGATGGACGACGGCGGTTCCGACGCTCCGGGCGGAACCGCAAAAAACCCTCTTTAG